From Flavobacterium sp. 102, a single genomic window includes:
- a CDS encoding helix-turn-helix transcriptional regulator translates to MMKKKSGISKILGVTHNDMAMLLKISRSQWSMYESGKRDLPLSSKLLLTEILTYVKTPSAKSQNQMLHITKQDSLMKASIQRQLQENEFQQLLAARQTVILEQKQEKSVRKLLLVSYLSNNDHKNNDLLKVMEAKAIKQLENSSQLLILQHKIKQATLQLEHEMLLKALKEEQ, encoded by the coding sequence ATGATGAAAAAAAAATCAGGCATCAGTAAGATACTAGGCGTTACCCACAATGACATGGCTATGTTATTAAAAATCAGTCGCAGTCAATGGTCTATGTATGAATCAGGAAAAAGAGATTTGCCGCTATCAAGCAAGTTGCTACTGACGGAAATACTGACTTATGTCAAAACGCCTTCAGCCAAGTCCCAAAATCAAATGCTTCATATAACCAAACAAGACTCACTAATGAAAGCGTCAATACAACGCCAGTTGCAGGAAAACGAATTCCAACAATTGCTTGCTGCCAGACAAACAGTTATTTTGGAACAAAAACAGGAAAAAAGTGTAAGGAAGTTGCTTTTGGTTTCCTATTTATCCAATAATGACCATAAGAACAATGACTTACTCAAAGTGATGGAAGCTAAAGCGATTAAGCAATTAGAAAATAGCAGTCAGCTTCTTATTCTGCAACACAAAATCAAACAGGCTACACTGCAACTCGAACATGAAATGTTGTTGAAGGCTTTAAAAGAAGAACAATGA